A part of Aegilops tauschii subsp. strangulata cultivar AL8/78 chromosome 2, Aet v6.0, whole genome shotgun sequence genomic DNA contains:
- the LOC109767959 gene encoding uncharacterized protein, which produces MSDVTAVMALEMEEPKLVLPPGFRFHPTDEEVVTHYLTRKVLRESFSCQVIADVDLNKTEPWDLPGKAKMGEKEWFFFVHKGRKYPTGTRTNRATEKGYWKATGKDKEIFRGKGRDAVLVGMKKTLVFYTGRAPSGGKTPWVMHEYRLEGELPHRLPRTAKDDWAVCRVINKDLAARNALQMAPAAGGGMEDPLAFLDDVLNNDDLLNNAELLDNAGLLDNADLPMLMDSPSGADDFAGASSSSSSAALPLEPDTVHLTIKTEPPPPQQQMQSPYYFMPAAANGNLGGAGYSPYQAMGDQQAAIRRYSKPKAQVASSSALLNPSLGLDTVAVAGADTSFLMASSRSYLDLEELFRGEPLMDYSNMWKI; this is translated from the exons ATGTCGGACGTGACGGCGGTGATGGCTCTGGAGATGGAGGAGCCGAAGCTGGTGCTTCCACCGGGCTTCCGGTTCCACCCCACCGACGAGGAGGTGGTCACCCACTACCTCACCCGCAAGGTCCTCCGCGAATCCTTTTCctgccaagtgatcgccgacgtCGACCTCAACAAGACCGAGCCGTGGGATCTCCCCG GGAAGGCGAAGATGGGCGAGAAGGAGTGGTTCTTTTTCGTGCACAAGGGCCGGAAGTACCCGACGGGGACGCGCACCAACCGCGCGACGGAGAAGGGGTACTGGAAGGCGACGGGGAAGGACAAGGAGATCTTCCGCGGCAAGGGCCGGGACGCCGTCCTCGTCGGCATGAAGAAGACGCTCGTCTTCTACACCGGCCGCGCCCCCAGCGGCGGGAAGACGCCGTGGGTGATGCACGAGTACCGCCTCGAGGGCGAGCTGCCCCATCGCCTTCCCCGCACCGCCAAG GACGATTGGGCTGTTTGCCGGGTGATCAACAAAGACTTGGCGGCGAGGAATGCTCTGCAGATGGCGCCGGCGGCCGGCGGGGGCATGGAGGACCCTCTCGCCTTCCTCGATGACGTGCTCAACAATGATGACTTGCTCAACAACGCCGAGCTGCTCGACAACGCCGGCCTGCTTGACAACGCTGACCTGCCGATGCTCATGGACTCACCGTCTGGCGCCGACGACTTCGCCGGCGCTTCGAGCTCCTCATCCAGCGCCGCCCTGCCGCTTGAACCGGACACAGTGCATCTGACCATAAAGACGGAGCCGCCACCGCCGCAGCAGCAGATGCAGAGCCCATACTACTTCATGCCGGCGGCTGCTAACGGCAATCTTGGCGGCGCCGGGTACTCACCCTACCAGGCTATGGGGGACCAGCAGGCCGCGATCCGCAGGTACAGCAAGCCGAAGGCGCAGGTAGCGTCTTCGTCCGCGCTGCTGAACCCTTCGCTGGGCTTGGACACGGTGGCGGTCGCCGGTGCCGACACCTCGTTCCTGATGGCGTCGTCGCGGTCGTACCTCGATCTGGAGGAGCTGTTCCGGGGCGAGCCTCTCATGGACTACTCCAACATGTGGAAGATCTGA